In Clostridium sp. DL-VIII, the following proteins share a genomic window:
- a CDS encoding glycoside hydrolase family 1 protein, with amino-acid sequence MSFKKKILWGSSTNAQQFEGGWNEGGKGLSIADVREIPDMPEDANFDEFKIAADHYHHMKEDIALYGEMGFSIYRFTIAWSRIFPNGNDKELNEEGIKFYEEMLSELEKYNIAPVVTLYAYDLPLNLLKEYNGWMSRKCIDDYLNYVKTVVTRFKGRVKFWVPFNEQNFLNLDSEYMTGYKAKNHLEIFQLEHHFNLAYAQATKLIHEIDSEAKTGGNVGTSCLYPATCNPVDVEACDKLKYKVCYNFADVYFRKTYTKRYLNNVKEYDISNVVLDGDLDIISSSEPDFLSTTYYMCSVVSAETLKDDKPMNGLKGKNPYCEANEWGWNIDPYGFKHFLMDIYHRYQLPILILENGLGHRDVLEEDGAINDDYRIEYLAKHIERMREAVEEGVEIIGYLTWSATDLYSTREGFEKRYGFVHIDKNNSFKRRKKKSFYWYKKVISSNGEDLKNL; translated from the coding sequence ATGAGTTTTAAAAAAAAAATTTTATGGGGAAGTTCTACAAATGCACAACAATTTGAAGGAGGATGGAATGAAGGCGGTAAGGGATTAAGCATAGCGGACGTTCGTGAAATTCCAGATATGCCTGAAGATGCAAACTTTGATGAATTTAAAATTGCAGCAGATCATTATCATCATATGAAAGAGGATATAGCCTTATATGGTGAAATGGGCTTTTCAATATACCGTTTTACAATAGCTTGGTCACGTATTTTTCCTAATGGAAATGATAAGGAACTAAATGAAGAAGGTATAAAATTTTATGAAGAAATGTTAAGTGAATTAGAAAAATATAATATAGCTCCTGTAGTTACACTATATGCATATGATTTACCACTTAACTTATTAAAAGAATATAATGGATGGATGTCAAGAAAATGCATTGATGATTATCTTAATTATGTTAAAACTGTGGTTACAAGATTTAAAGGAAGAGTAAAATTTTGGGTTCCATTTAACGAACAAAATTTTCTTAATTTAGATAGTGAGTATATGACTGGTTATAAAGCAAAAAATCACTTGGAAATATTTCAATTAGAGCATCATTTTAATCTCGCTTATGCCCAGGCAACAAAATTAATTCATGAAATTGATTCAGAAGCAAAAACAGGAGGGAATGTAGGAACATCTTGTTTATATCCAGCAACATGTAACCCTGTTGATGTTGAAGCTTGTGATAAACTTAAATATAAAGTGTGCTATAATTTTGCTGATGTATATTTTAGAAAAACATACACAAAAAGATACTTAAATAATGTAAAAGAATATGATATATCAAACGTAGTATTAGATGGTGATTTGGATATTATTTCTAGTTCTGAACCAGACTTTTTATCAACAACTTATTATATGTGCAGTGTTGTGAGTGCAGAAACTTTAAAAGATGATAAGCCTATGAATGGATTGAAAGGCAAAAATCCTTATTGTGAAGCGAATGAATGGGGATGGAACATTGATCCATATGGGTTCAAGCATTTTTTAATGGATATATATCATAGATATCAATTGCCTATTCTGATTCTTGAAAATGGACTAGGTCACAGAGATGTATTAGAAGAAGATGGAGCAATTAATGATGATTACAGAATTGAGTATCTTGCAAAGCATATTGAAAGAATGAGAGAGGCGGTAGAAGAAGGTGTTGAAATAATTGGTTATTTAACATGGTCTGCTACAGACTTATATTCCACAAGAGAAGGTTTTGAAAAACGTTATGGTTTTGTTCATATAGATAAGAATAATAGCTTTAAACGTAGAAAGAAAAAAAGTTTTTATTGGTATAAAAAAGTTATATCATCAAATGGAGAAGATTTAAAAAATCTATAA
- a CDS encoding DUF6198 family protein gives MPVRETVKRYLFFIVGLFMMAVGVSLSTRSNLGTSPISSIPYVLSLGLPLTIGQFTFIMNLFLIAFQIILLRKQYKIIQLLQIVVAVIFSYFTDLTMSLFSWINMTSYIEQFGLFIFSCIVLALGVSISYCRCCYDGW, from the coding sequence ATGCCAGTCAGAGAAACAGTTAAAAGATATTTATTTTTCATTGTAGGATTATTTATGATGGCGGTTGGGGTCTCGCTATCAACTAGATCAAATTTAGGAACATCACCTATTTCATCAATACCGTATGTTTTGAGTTTAGGATTACCACTTACAATTGGACAATTTACTTTTATAATGAACCTATTTCTTATCGCTTTTCAAATTATTTTATTAAGAAAACAATATAAAATTATTCAATTACTTCAAATTGTAGTAGCTGTTATATTTAGTTACTTTACCGATTTGACAATGAGTTTATTCTCGTGGATAAATATGACAAGCTATATTGAACAGTTTGGATTGTTTATATTCAGCTGTATAGTTCTTGCACTTGGAGTAAGTATAAGTTACTGCAGATGTTGTTATGATGGCTGGTGA
- a CDS encoding cytidylate kinase family protein translates to MMAGEGVVNAIAIVTKKDFGKLKVCFDATLVICSCICSFVLFQKLNGVREGTVIAALLVGTIVRFIDKHLAFMDNIVKGELATTNISEIINIVKKAEDNLIIIISREYGSGGHEIGKKIADDLRISFYDTQLIKEEAKETEFSEEFIQKNDQVISNSLLNKIYSQGYAFLKKEKAPLDAIYEVDKKVITKLANIKSCVIMGHCSDAILADFPRSFHVFIHADKAIRMERIQYEYGISKKDVEETLHKKDRAREIYYHIYAERKLGDVKNYDLTINSGVLGIDKTVKLIEEAIKEKMQNIWV, encoded by the coding sequence ATGATGGCTGGTGAGGGTGTTGTTAATGCTATTGCAATTGTTACAAAAAAAGACTTCGGAAAACTAAAGGTTTGTTTTGATGCCACACTTGTTATTTGTAGTTGCATTTGTTCTTTTGTTCTTTTCCAAAAACTAAATGGGGTAAGAGAAGGAACTGTTATAGCTGCGTTGTTAGTAGGTACAATTGTTCGTTTTATAGATAAGCATTTAGCTTTTATGGATAATATAGTTAAAGGAGAGCTTGCTACTACAAATATAAGTGAAATTATTAATATTGTAAAAAAAGCAGAGGATAATTTAATAATTATTATTAGTCGTGAATATGGAAGTGGGGGACATGAAATTGGTAAAAAAATAGCTGATGATTTAAGAATTTCTTTTTATGATACACAATTAATAAAAGAAGAGGCTAAAGAAACAGAATTCTCTGAAGAATTTATTCAAAAAAATGATCAAGTTATATCTAATTCGTTACTAAATAAAATTTATTCTCAAGGATATGCATTTTTGAAAAAAGAAAAAGCACCTTTAGATGCTATCTATGAAGTAGACAAGAAGGTTATTACAAAGTTAGCTAATATAAAATCGTGTGTCATTATGGGGCATTGTTCAGATGCAATATTAGCAGATTTTCCTCGTAGTTTTCACGTATTTATTCATGCAGATAAAGCGATTAGAATGGAGCGTATTCAATATGAATATGGAATTTCTAAAAAAGATGTTGAGGAAACTTTACATAAAAAAGATAGGGCGAGAGAAATCTATTATCATATATATGCAGAACGTAAACTAGGGGATGTTAAAAATTATGATTTAACAATTAATAGTGGAGTTCTTGGAATAGATAAAACAGTTAAATTAATTGAAGAAGCTATTAAGGAAAAAATGCAAAATATATGGGTATAG
- a CDS encoding BglG family transcription antiterminator: MNDKRFLKLFKLLSNSKTLMKSEEICEQLDIAPRTLRNDLKKYKSIFLENGVTLVSKPGVGYQFEIFDQDLYYRFIQELIKKETHGQSLIPVYPEERINYLIKLLLSIDKYIKIEELEEKLFVSRSTITNDLKEVRERLQYYHLDIENRPNYGMKIIGEEFNKRACISKYYFYTDSYDDVIISEGKKENKGIIKKLLYDTITENKFTLTDIGFENLVIHIMILLMRIGKLTGDETIEDIYRNLENEKEFKIACLLVKKLEKEFKVKFPKKEIYYITIHLLGKKSIQYNNETLLISEETQELLNYIFKQIKQNFRLDFSQDFELFKFLALHFQPMMNRLKYGLYIENPLISKIKNENQLAFEISLYVGSVIKETKNYDVNVNEIGYIALHFALALERHNEKMKSKNIIVVCASGAGSSQILLYKLKRKFKSYINEIKVARVYELLEIDQSKYDYIISTVPILFKTQIPIMNVQYFLEEEDVELVSNIFTETDNEYSFVNDYFKDELFFKNLKGSTKEEIIKNMCEKMCKVVDIPEDFYKSVIQREDMAPTEFGNNIALPHPIKPITNTTFVAIGILEKPIKWDKQQVKFVFLISTKMESKESLSLFNESISSLVFNKKAMLKLEKEPTLNTVKKIVKEMALKEKENTIDNLFK, from the coding sequence ATGAATGACAAACGTTTTTTGAAATTGTTTAAATTACTTTCGAATAGCAAAACTCTAATGAAAAGTGAAGAAATATGTGAACAATTAGATATTGCACCAAGAACATTACGAAATGATTTGAAGAAATATAAATCCATATTTTTGGAAAATGGAGTTACATTAGTTTCAAAACCAGGTGTAGGATATCAATTTGAGATTTTTGATCAAGACTTATACTATAGATTTATACAAGAGCTTATAAAAAAAGAGACACATGGTCAATCTTTGATACCAGTATATCCTGAAGAGAGGATTAATTACTTAATAAAGTTATTATTGAGTATAGATAAATATATAAAAATAGAAGAATTGGAAGAAAAACTTTTTGTCAGCCGTTCAACTATAACGAATGATTTAAAAGAAGTTAGAGAAAGGCTGCAATATTATCATTTAGATATAGAAAATAGACCTAATTATGGAATGAAGATTATTGGGGAAGAATTTAATAAACGAGCATGTATTTCCAAATATTATTTTTATACAGATTCATATGATGATGTCATAATAAGTGAAGGAAAAAAAGAAAATAAAGGAATTATTAAAAAATTGTTATATGATACTATTACTGAAAACAAGTTTACATTAACTGATATAGGATTTGAAAATCTTGTTATACATATAATGATTTTATTAATGAGAATAGGAAAATTAACAGGAGATGAGACAATAGAAGATATTTATAGAAATTTAGAAAATGAGAAAGAATTTAAGATAGCTTGCTTACTTGTAAAGAAATTAGAAAAAGAGTTTAAAGTAAAGTTCCCTAAAAAAGAAATATATTATATTACAATTCATTTATTAGGTAAAAAATCGATTCAATATAACAATGAAACTTTGTTAATTAGCGAAGAAACTCAGGAATTATTAAATTATATCTTTAAACAGATAAAACAAAATTTTCGGTTAGATTTTTCGCAAGATTTTGAATTGTTTAAATTTTTAGCATTACACTTTCAACCAATGATGAATCGGTTAAAATATGGGCTTTACATTGAAAATCCATTAATTAGTAAAATAAAAAATGAAAATCAACTAGCTTTTGAAATATCACTTTATGTTGGAAGTGTAATAAAGGAAACAAAGAATTATGATGTGAATGTTAATGAAATTGGTTATATTGCATTACACTTTGCTTTAGCATTAGAACGTCATAATGAAAAAATGAAGAGTAAAAACATAATTGTTGTATGTGCAAGTGGAGCTGGAAGTTCACAAATTTTATTATATAAATTAAAGCGGAAATTTAAAAGTTATATTAATGAGATAAAGGTAGCCAGGGTGTATGAGCTATTAGAAATAGATCAAAGTAAATATGATTATATAATATCTACTGTTCCAATATTGTTTAAGACTCAAATTCCAATTATGAATGTACAATATTTTTTAGAAGAAGAAGATGTTGAACTTGTAAGTAATATATTTACAGAAACAGATAATGAATATTCTTTCGTAAATGACTACTTTAAAGATGAGTTGTTTTTTAAAAATCTAAAAGGAAGTACAAAGGAAGAAATAATTAAAAACATGTGCGAGAAGATGTGCAAAGTAGTGGACATACCTGAAGATTTTTATAAGTCTGTAATTCAAAGAGAAGATATGGCACCTACTGAGTTTGGTAATAATATTGCATTACCCCATCCGATTAAGCCCATAACAAATACAACTTTTGTAGCAATAGGTATACTAGAGAAACCAATAAAATGGGATAAGCAGCAGGTTAAATTTGTATTTTTAATTAGTACTAAAATGGAGAGTAAAGAATCGCTTAGTCTTTTTAATGAAAGCATATCTTCCTTAGTGTTTAATAAAAAAGCTATGCTTAAATTAGAAAAAGAACCAACTTTAAATACAGTAAAAAAGATTGTAAAAGAAATGGCGCTTAAAGAAAAAGAAAATACAATTGATAATTTATTTAAATAA
- a CDS encoding PTS sugar transporter subunit IIB, which produces MRIILCCSQGMSSSIFVKALRKEIKEQELNYTVASIGIFELSKYIDKSNFVLLAPQVKYALKDVSEMSKVYNIPTILIKESDYGIMNVKKILNIIIEWHRD; this is translated from the coding sequence ATGCGAATAATACTTTGCTGTTCTCAAGGAATGTCATCAAGTATATTTGTTAAGGCATTAAGAAAAGAGATAAAAGAACAAGAGCTAAATTACACAGTGGCTTCTATAGGAATATTTGAGTTATCAAAATATATAGATAAATCTAATTTTGTGCTACTTGCACCTCAAGTAAAATATGCTTTAAAGGATGTTTCTGAAATGAGTAAAGTTTATAATATTCCTACGATTCTCATTAAGGAAAGTGATTATGGAATTATGAATGTTAAAAAAATTTTAAATATTATAATAGAATGGCATAGAGATTGA
- a CDS encoding galactose ABC transporter substrate-binding protein translates to MKVFVKITTLGVVVAMILSLIINTKVNADVSDDISNNQKIFNVAVLLYSFDDSFMEQLMQSLQEIQNRDKVRFTFYDGKNNIAIQNQTLDSVLKSNIDLIILNSADNKAGVIKDYILKVKEKNVPIIIMEASPTEIPSLSKDYDKLAFVGPADTKNAGIEQGKIIVNEWNSHKNVIDKNFDNILQYVMLEGEAENPVAEERTKLPVSTINNAGIKIEELAHINANWFKELARGAIHNLFLKYNGRIEAIIANNDAMAIGAIEALQKYGYNTGDKSKYILVFGIDAIPEARELIDKGIMTGTIIQDSKALAEGLYKVRLNLINKENPIENTNYKVVNGLVEIPLNYQEYVHKGDM, encoded by the coding sequence ATGAAAGTGTTTGTAAAAATAACTACACTAGGCGTGGTAGTGGCAATGATTTTATCATTAATAATTAATACGAAAGTTAATGCGGATGTAAGTGATGATATATCCAATAATCAAAAAATATTCAATGTAGCAGTATTATTATATAGCTTTGATGACTCGTTTATGGAACAGCTTATGCAAAGTTTACAGGAGATTCAAAATAGAGATAAAGTGAGATTCACTTTTTATGATGGAAAAAATAATATAGCTATACAAAATCAAACCTTGGATTCAGTATTAAAAAGTAATATTGATTTGATTATATTAAATTCAGCTGATAACAAAGCAGGTGTAATAAAAGATTATATTTTAAAAGTTAAAGAAAAGAATGTTCCAATAATTATAATGGAGGCTTCCCCTACAGAAATACCAAGTCTTTCTAAAGATTATGATAAGTTAGCTTTTGTAGGGCCTGCTGATACAAAAAATGCAGGTATTGAACAAGGGAAAATTATTGTGAATGAGTGGAATTCACATAAGAACGTTATAGATAAAAATTTTGATAATATATTGCAGTATGTTATGTTAGAAGGCGAAGCTGAAAATCCAGTTGCAGAAGAAAGAACAAAGCTTCCAGTGTCAACAATTAATAATGCAGGGATAAAGATAGAGGAACTTGCTCATATAAATGCTAATTGGTTTAAAGAATTAGCAAGAGGTGCTATACATAATCTATTTCTTAAATATAATGGTCGAATTGAAGCAATAATTGCCAATAATGATGCTATGGCAATTGGTGCAATTGAGGCACTTCAAAAGTATGGATATAATACAGGAGATAAATCAAAATATATATTAGTATTTGGAATTGATGCAATACCAGAAGCAAGGGAGTTAATTGACAAAGGAATTATGACTGGAACAATTATTCAAGATTCCAAAGCTTTAGCCGAAGGACTTTACAAAGTTAGACTGAATTTAATTAATAAGGAAAATCCTATAGAAAACACAAATTATAAAGTTGTAAATGGACTAGTTGAAATTCCATTAAACTATCAGGAATATGTGCATAAAGGGGATATGTAA
- a CDS encoding PTS sugar transporter subunit IIB → MRKIVLLCNAGMSTSALVTKMRQAAEKINYECEINAYAAAEAANVAQSADIVFLGPQVKYMLSEVKEKVNPVPVEVIDMMVYGMMDGGKVINRAKEVLGDK, encoded by the coding sequence ATGAGAAAAATAGTATTATTATGTAATGCAGGAATGTCTACAAGTGCTTTAGTAACTAAAATGAGGCAGGCAGCTGAAAAGATTAATTATGAATGTGAAATTAATGCATATGCAGCAGCAGAGGCTGCAAATGTAGCACAAAGTGCAGATATCGTGTTTTTAGGGCCCCAAGTTAAATATATGTTAAGTGAAGTTAAAGAAAAAGTAAATCCAGTTCCAGTAGAAGTTATTGATATGATGGTATATGGAATGATGGATGGTGGAAAAGTTATAAATAGAGCAAAAGAAGTGTTAGGAGATAAATAA
- a CDS encoding PTS lactose/cellobiose transporter subunit IIA, translating into MEGIELISFKIISSVGEARSNYIEAIREAKKGNFEKADALIEEGSKIFIEGHHAHSELIQQEANGNPVVPTLMLMHAEDQLMSADAFKIIAQEFIDVYRNTCSK; encoded by the coding sequence ATGGAAGGAATAGAATTAATAAGTTTCAAAATAATATCTTCAGTAGGAGAAGCAAGAAGTAATTATATTGAGGCAATTAGAGAGGCTAAAAAAGGTAATTTTGAAAAGGCTGATGCTCTTATTGAGGAAGGTTCAAAGATTTTTATAGAAGGACATCATGCACATTCTGAATTGATTCAACAAGAGGCAAATGGAAATCCAGTTGTACCAACATTGATGTTGATGCATGCAGAAGATCAACTTATGAGTGCAGATGCATTTAAAATTATTGCACAAGAGTTTATTGATGTATATAGAAATACATGCTCTAAGTAA
- a CDS encoding PTS transporter subunit EIIC, producing MAINLEKVQEKIQPITTVIGQNKYIQAVMKGMMLVLPATIMSSFATLIKVFPIPAYQTFLTSHGLAKYFDVPINFTNNFMAVLVAFAVAYALAGSFEVDAFPAGMLSMIAFFILTPYNLGDMGPLGQSFFIPNEWLGAQGMFTGIIVAFITARLFVAITKKGLIIKMPDSVPEFISKSFSSLVPGIIILTMFSIISALLSMTSYGSIHALIYKFLQAPLTSLGSGVWSVIIVTIIVEALWFLGLHGSAIVIGVVQPIWAAMDVQQLAAFSSGQSLPNITGMAFFWTYTAADLLPLAFMLAFMAKSARYKTLGKVAFVPAIFTIGEPMAYGVPLVMNFIFAVPYIFVNAIIVGLAYFLTVIGILPHVGGVGTPTGTPVIISGFMQGSWKIAAFQAVSLVVRFACWYIFFKLADRMAVADEKNAEVEIS from the coding sequence ATGGCTATAAATTTAGAAAAGGTTCAAGAGAAAATACAGCCAATAACTACGGTGATTGGACAAAATAAATATATACAAGCAGTAATGAAAGGTATGATGTTAGTATTACCGGCAACAATAATGAGTTCGTTTGCTACATTGATTAAGGTGTTTCCAATACCGGCTTATCAAACTTTTCTTACTAGTCATGGGCTCGCAAAATATTTTGATGTACCAATAAATTTTACAAATAATTTTATGGCAGTACTTGTTGCATTTGCAGTAGCATATGCTTTAGCTGGAAGTTTTGAAGTCGATGCATTCCCAGCAGGAATGTTATCAATGATTGCATTCTTCATTCTTACACCTTACAATCTTGGCGATATGGGACCACTTGGACAAAGTTTCTTTATTCCAAATGAGTGGTTAGGTGCTCAAGGAATGTTTACAGGAATAATAGTCGCATTTATAACTGCAAGATTGTTTGTTGCAATTACTAAAAAGGGATTAATTATAAAAATGCCTGACAGTGTTCCGGAATTTATTTCTAAATCATTTTCAAGTTTAGTCCCAGGTATTATAATACTTACTATGTTTTCAATAATATCAGCATTACTTAGTATGACTAGTTATGGAAGCATACATGCACTTATTTATAAGTTCTTACAAGCACCATTAACTTCATTGGGATCAGGAGTTTGGTCTGTTATTATAGTAACTATTATAGTTGAAGCGTTATGGTTCCTTGGACTTCATGGTTCAGCAATTGTTATTGGTGTAGTTCAACCAATATGGGCAGCAATGGATGTTCAACAACTTGCCGCATTTTCATCAGGTCAATCATTACCTAATATTACTGGTATGGCATTCTTTTGGACTTATACAGCAGCAGATTTATTACCGTTAGCATTTATGTTAGCTTTCATGGCAAAAAGTGCACGATATAAAACATTAGGAAAAGTTGCTTTTGTACCAGCAATATTTACAATTGGAGAACCTATGGCTTACGGTGTTCCTTTAGTAATGAATTTCATATTTGCGGTGCCTTATATATTTGTAAATGCTATTATAGTAGGATTAGCTTATTTCTTGACAGTTATTGGAATTCTTCCGCATGTAGGAGGAGTAGGTACACCAACAGGTACACCAGTAATTATTTCTGGATTTATGCAAGGTAGTTGGAAAATTGCAGCGTTCCAAGCAGTATCATTAGTAGTTAGATTTGCTTGCTGGTATATATTCTTTAAACTTGCAGATAGAATGGCTGTAGCTGATGAAAAAAATGCAGAAGTAGAAATATCATAA
- a CDS encoding family 78 glycoside hydrolase catalytic domain, which translates to MKINNIRVNYQDSCINVDSNSLIISWISDIKQTDYEIVVCKEDVNIHQSQKVNSADNVIHLKDLQLEPETEYKVIIRLWSESDNCIRSAKFRTAIFGDFIGKWISNGEKLENESDYYKDNRNCLIRKKFNVNDEIKEAFLYIVGLGYYNVYLNGTKIGKAELNTDWTKYSKCVYYDVYEVSKYLNLGDNVISVELGNGWYNPAPLKLFGKYNLRDVLDTGEPKLIADLKINTNSDEKIIISTDESWEVAKGPYLFNNIYLGERLDSRLVNETWNHINSIDITWENAVLTTSPDGKLNASFIEKSEKSKIVDAKNVSINKKQNILIDFGETIEGFIDVKFIGKAGQKVELIYGENLNSDETVNVISTLAGFVGRFFGNFQIPGGPGALKIADQRDICILNDGETHYVNKFTYHSFRYVEVSGIAMENISDIKAIYVHAKLEEAGFFKCSNELFNKLYDVARNAKLNNIHSLFEDCARERFGYGGDVVCLAASQMFMFDTENLYEKVIKDFRYDIRENGGITETAPYMGIKSNGPGDGAGPLGWQLVYSYIIKKMYEYYGNTRIIESEYKYVKKQVDYLISLGLEYLSKCCLGDWGSVDGVEVDNRKVSPALGLTASCFYYYHIHLLSEFAKIIGNEEDYLKYRTKTEEVKKSIISIYKNDDGTYADKSQTSYAFALYFNLDEEPEKLVKELADKIINNDYYITCGIFGMFMTYEVLNKYNYQDVVYKWINNKGENTFYSMLKRNQSTLSEYFIYGEPGSDNHAMYSSYIQWFYEGLAGINISKDSYGANNIFIKPYFEVELDYVQCRYKSVKGDVVSNWIKDKEGILVHIQIPSNLRSCLLILDKKYKSFLQEFKIEKEDENFLYIDISLCNGELKLRLGE; encoded by the coding sequence ATGAAAATAAATAATATTAGAGTTAATTATCAGGATTCATGCATAAATGTAGATTCTAATTCGTTAATAATAAGTTGGATTTCAGATATAAAACAAACAGATTATGAAATTGTAGTATGCAAAGAAGATGTTAATATTCACCAAAGTCAAAAAGTAAATTCGGCTGATAATGTAATTCATTTAAAAGATCTGCAGTTAGAACCTGAAACAGAATATAAAGTGATAATAAGATTATGGAGCGAATCTGACAATTGTATTAGGAGTGCAAAGTTTAGAACAGCGATTTTTGGAGATTTTATTGGTAAATGGATATCAAATGGAGAAAAATTAGAAAATGAAAGTGATTATTATAAGGATAATAGAAATTGCTTAATAAGAAAGAAGTTTAATGTAAATGATGAAATAAAGGAAGCTTTTTTATATATTGTTGGATTAGGATATTATAATGTGTATTTAAATGGAACAAAAATCGGAAAAGCCGAATTGAACACCGATTGGACAAAATATTCTAAATGCGTTTACTATGATGTTTATGAAGTTAGCAAGTATTTAAATCTAGGTGACAATGTAATTTCAGTTGAATTAGGAAATGGATGGTATAATCCAGCACCATTAAAATTATTTGGGAAATATAATCTTAGAGATGTATTAGATACAGGCGAACCTAAATTAATTGCAGATTTAAAGATAAACACAAATTCTGATGAAAAGATAATCATATCAACAGATGAATCGTGGGAAGTAGCTAAGGGGCCGTATCTTTTTAATAATATATATTTAGGCGAAAGATTGGACTCAAGATTAGTTAATGAAACTTGGAATCATATAAATTCTATAGATATAACATGGGAAAATGCAGTATTAACTACATCTCCAGATGGAAAATTAAATGCCAGCTTTATTGAAAAGAGTGAAAAAAGTAAAATTGTTGATGCGAAAAATGTCAGCATAAATAAAAAACAAAATATATTAATAGATTTTGGAGAAACGATAGAAGGATTTATTGATGTTAAATTTATTGGGAAAGCTGGACAAAAAGTAGAATTAATATATGGAGAAAACTTAAATTCAGATGAAACAGTAAACGTAATTTCAACTCTAGCAGGGTTTGTTGGAAGATTTTTTGGCAATTTTCAAATACCAGGTGGGCCAGGAGCACTTAAAATTGCTGACCAAAGAGATATATGTATTTTAAATGATGGTGAAACTCATTATGTTAACAAATTTACCTATCATTCTTTTAGATATGTTGAAGTTAGCGGGATAGCAATGGAGAATATTAGTGATATCAAAGCTATATATGTCCATGCAAAATTAGAAGAAGCTGGTTTCTTTAAATGTTCAAATGAATTATTTAATAAATTATATGATGTAGCAAGAAATGCAAAATTAAATAATATACATTCACTTTTTGAAGACTGTGCAAGAGAGAGATTTGGATATGGCGGAGACGTAGTATGCTTAGCTGCTTCTCAAATGTTTATGTTTGACACAGAAAATTTATATGAAAAAGTAATAAAAGATTTTAGGTATGACATAAGAGAAAATGGTGGAATTACAGAAACAGCACCATATATGGGGATAAAAAGTAATGGACCAGGAGATGGAGCCGGTCCACTCGGATGGCAATTGGTATATTCCTATATAATTAAAAAAATGTATGAGTATTATGGTAATACAAGAATTATAGAAAGTGAATATAAGTATGTAAAAAAACAGGTAGACTATTTAATTAGTCTTGGTCTTGAGTATTTATCAAAATGCTGCTTAGGTGACTGGGGGAGTGTGGATGGAGTTGAAGTTGATAATAGAAAAGTGTCTCCAGCACTAGGGCTTACAGCAAGTTGTTTCTATTATTATCATATACACTTGCTATCTGAATTTGCAAAAATAATAGGAAATGAAGAAGATTACCTAAAATACAGAACTAAAACAGAAGAAGTAAAAAAATCAATCATTAGTATATATAAGAATGATGATGGTACTTATGCAGATAAAAGTCAAACAAGTTATGCATTTGCATTGTATTTTAATTTAGATGAGGAACCTGAAAAGCTTGTAAAGGAATTGGCGGATAAAATAATAAACAATGATTATTATATAACTTGTGGAATTTTTGGAATGTTTATGACCTATGAAGTTTTAAATAAATATAATTACCAAGATGTTGTTTATAAATGGATCAATAATAAGGGAGAAAATACTTTTTATAGTATGCTTAAGAGAAATCAAAGCACTTTAAGTGAGTATTTTATTTATGGAGAACCTGGGTCAGATAATCACGCAATGTATAGTTCGTATATACAATGGTTTTATGAAGGATTAGCTGGAATAAACATTTCAAAAGATTCGTATGGAGCAAACAACATATTCATTAAACCATATTTTGAAGTGGAGCTTGATTATGTTCAGTGTAGATATAAGTCTGTAAAAGGTGATGTAGTAAGCAATTGGATAAAAGACAAAGAAGGCATTTTAGTGCATATTCAAATACCCAGCAATTTGAGGTCATGCCTATTAATTTTAGATAAAAAATATAAGAGTTTTTTGCAAGAATTTAAAATTGAAAAAGAAGATGAAAATTTTCTTTATATTGACATATCCCTTTGCAATGGTGAACTTAAGCTAAGATTAGGGGAATAA